Genomic window (Psychromonas sp. L1A2):
CTTCCATTGACGGTGTTGAAACTGACTGGTCAAATGCATTACAACATGTTGCTTCAAAATTCTCACAAGCAATTGAAGAACATGGCCCAGATTCAGTGGCTTTTTATGTATCAGGACAACTCCTCACTGAAGATTATTATGTTGCGAATAAACTAATGAAAGGGTTTATTGGCAGCGGTAACATCGACACCAATTCACGACTCTGTATGTCATCAAGTGTGGTTGGTCATAAGCGAGCTTTTGGTAGTGATACGGTACCTGGTTGTTATGAAGATCTTGATACGGCAGAATTAGTTATTATCACGGGATCTAACCTTGCATGGTGTCATCCCGTTTTATTTCAGCGCTTAAAAACTGAAAAAGCCAAACGAGACAATTTATTTATTGTAGTTATCGATCCACGTGAAACAGATACCTGTTCTATTGCCGATTTACATTTAGCCATCCAGCCAGAAACGGACGTTGCATTATTTAACGGTTTACTCAGTTACCTTGTTGAACATAAAAAAATTGATGACAACTACATTCAACAACATAGTGAAGGATTTGAAGCAGCGCTAAAAAGTGCACAACAAGATATGCCCAATATCGCTCAATTAGCTACAAATTTAGCATTGAATGAGCAAGACTTAATATCATTTTTCGAGCATTTTGCTAACACCGAAAAAACACTGACGATTTACTCTCAAGGTGTTAACCAATCAACGCAAGGTAGTAATAAAGTCAACAGTATTATTAACTGCCATATTGCCACTGGTCGAATCGGAAAGCCTGGAATGGGTCCTTTCTCAATAACAGGGCAACCCAATGCAATGGGAGGCCGCGAAGTGGGTGGACTTGCGAATACCTTGGCAGCGCACATGGAATTTGGCGATCAAAAAGCCAATCAATTGATCAGTGATTTCTGGGAAACAGAACAACTCGCCACCAGCCCAGGATTAAAAGCAGTAGACCTATTTGAAGCAATGAATGAAGGTAAAATAAAAGCAATTTGGATCATGGCAACGAACCCGGTTGTGAGCTTACCGAATACTAATAAAATTATTGAAGCCTTAAAAAAATGTCCAACAGTGGTTGTGTCTGATTGTATGGCTGAAACAGCGACAACACAGTTCGCAGATGTATTGCTACCAGCACAAGGTTGGAGTGAAAAATCAGGCACCGTCACCAACTCTGAAAGACGCATTTCAAGACAACGTCGTTTGCTACCAAGCCCAGGTGTTGCTAAACCAGATTGGTGGATTATCAGTGAAGTGGCTAAATGTATGGGATTTGCAAAGGCATTTAACTTTCTTCATGAAGGAGAAGTTTTCTCTGAATTTACAAAAATGACCACGTTAGACAATGAAGATGGTTTATCTCGCGACTTGAATTTAATCGGATTAACAACGTTAGATGCCAAAGGATATAGCCAGTTAACACCTCAACAATGGCCAGTGACTGAATTACAAACAAAAAATGTTCATCAACGTCTATTTGCAGATAAGCAATTTTTCACCGCTTCTAAGAAAGTACAGTTTATTGCGGTGTCACAGTTAGCAACCAGCATTAATGTAATGGATCAGCAGTCTAAACAATCTCAATACCCTTTAATTCTAAATAGCGGGCGTATTCGAGACCATTGGCATACGATGACTCGAACAGGTTTATCAAGCCGATTAGGTGCACATATTACTGAACCTTTTGTTGCGATACACCCGAATGATGCTGAGAAATGTCAGATAACAGATAACAACTTAGTGGCGATTAATAGCCCTCAAGGTGCGATGTTAGTGAGAGCTTTACTCACTAAGCAGCAAAATAAAGGACAAATTTTCACGCCAATTCATTGGAATAGCCAAACGGCTAAAAGTGCTAATATTTGTAATTTAGTCAGTGATGATAACGACCCTATTTCCGGTCAACCAGGTTTTAAATCGACTCAAGTAAATATTAAAAAATGGCATTACCATAGTGAAGCCATGTTATTAACTCGTGAACCATTAAATCTTGAATCATTTGATTAC
Coding sequences:
- a CDS encoding nitrate reductase, which produces MTQEKSLWTKSTCAYCGVGCGIEASIGAKGELSIRGDQSHPANYGNLCSKGLALGETVSQEGRLLHPSIDGVETDWSNALQHVASKFSQAIEEHGPDSVAFYVSGQLLTEDYYVANKLMKGFIGSGNIDTNSRLCMSSSVVGHKRAFGSDTVPGCYEDLDTAELVIITGSNLAWCHPVLFQRLKTEKAKRDNLFIVVIDPRETDTCSIADLHLAIQPETDVALFNGLLSYLVEHKKIDDNYIQQHSEGFEAALKSAQQDMPNIAQLATNLALNEQDLISFFEHFANTEKTLTIYSQGVNQSTQGSNKVNSIINCHIATGRIGKPGMGPFSITGQPNAMGGREVGGLANTLAAHMEFGDQKANQLISDFWETEQLATSPGLKAVDLFEAMNEGKIKAIWIMATNPVVSLPNTNKIIEALKKCPTVVVSDCMAETATTQFADVLLPAQGWSEKSGTVTNSERRISRQRRLLPSPGVAKPDWWIISEVAKCMGFAKAFNFLHEGEVFSEFTKMTTLDNEDGLSRDLNLIGLTTLDAKGYSQLTPQQWPVTELQTKNVHQRLFADKQFFTASKKVQFIAVSQLATSINVMDQQSKQSQYPLILNSGRIRDHWHTMTRTGLSSRLGAHITEPFVAIHPNDAEKCQITDNNLVAINSPQGAMLVRALLTKQQNKGQIFTPIHWNSQTAKSANICNLVSDDNDPISGQPGFKSTQVNIKKWHYHSEAMLLTREPLNLESFDYWVKQKVEKGYLYRIADNRSPLELAQALQSLLKNTQGKTLQFSSTDQTQQMIHRYAFVQNAQLNNAYITSEQLTTQSLDWLQSVLDLPLDSSIELTLISGIVEGKLAQGKIICACKQVGINTITDAILEEGCQTLDSIKQCTSAGTGCGSCLPEVESILADKMADMPQRIEVEEFVA